In the genome of Halococcus salifodinae DSM 8989, the window AAATCCAGCGAGAAGGACGAGAATTACGTATATGGTCTGGAGTATTACTTCTTTCATCAACTGTCGGTAGTGAACGCGGTGAATAAAGGGTTACTCGTAGAGATCATTGTGGAGAGCGAAGAATATGCCAAAGGCCAAACACAGATGCCGAATTTTCAATCGCGCTAACCAGATGTATTGCGTTTTCTGGCCCAATGCACATGATTTCACGTGTGTAGGGATTTCTCAAGATGCCGAATCACTGATTAGTCACTATCGTACCGATATGGTTATCATCTCACTCGAAATAAATTCCTATTCATGATTGTCCCGGTACAGCTTGGCGGTGAAACTGCTGTCGGTGCACTCATCATAGTAGCATCCCTCATTCTACTTATGATTACTGTCAACAGTATGATGGAGGTTGTCGGCCCTGGTGAACAGGGTGTACTCACCGTGTTCGGTCGGTACCGACGGCTTTTGAATCCCGGTATCAACTTCGTTCCGCCTTTTATTTCGAAGATATACTCAGTTTCTAAGGGAATGCAGGAGGTTGAACTCACTGACCAAACGGCCATCACGCGAGATGATGTTGTCGCCACTGTGGATATCGAACTGTTCGTTCAAGTTATGGATGCGAAGAAGGCTGCTCTCGATGTGGATGACTATGAGCAGAAACTCTCA includes:
- a CDS encoding SPFH domain-containing protein, translated to MIVPVQLGGETAVGALIIVASLILLMITVNSMMEVVGPGEQGVLTVFGRYRRLLNPGINFVPPFISKIYSVSKGMQEVELTDQTAITRDDVVATVDIELFVQVMDAKKAALDVDDYEQKLSTSTVTTLRKILESMDIEDAKEKDAELGSRIEKQLRESAADDPTKSGVVEREDKAVTAS